One window of the Hoplias malabaricus isolate fHopMal1 chromosome Y, fHopMal1.hap1, whole genome shotgun sequence genome contains the following:
- the LOC136678015 gene encoding ras-related protein Ral-A-like has protein sequence MAANKPKVQNSLALHKVIMVGSGGVGKSALTLQFMYDEFVEDYEPTKADSYRKKVVLDGEEVQIDILDTAGQEDYAAIRDNYFRSGEGFLCVFSITESESFAATADFREQILRVKEDENVPFLLVGNKSDLEDRRQVGAEEAKVRANQWEVSYVETSAKTRANVDKVFFDLMRQIRARKMEDGKEKNGKKKGKSLAKRIRERCCIL, from the exons ATGGCGGCCAACAAACCCAAGGTACAGAACTCTCTGGCCCTTCACAAAGTGATCATGGTGGGCAGCGGTGGAGTGGGAAAATCTGCGCTTACATTACAGTTCATGTATGATGAG TTTGTAGAGGACTATGAGCCCACAAAAGCTGACAGCTACAGAAAAAAAGTTGTACTGGATGGTGAGGAGGTCCAGATTGATATACTGGATACAGCTGGTCAGGAAGATTATGCTGCCATTCGGGACAACTACTTCCGGAGTGGAGAAGGAttcctctgtgtgttctccatCACTGAATCAGAGTCATTTGCTGCGACAGCTGACTTTAG AGAGCAGATACTGAGAGTTAAGGAGGATGAAAACGTGCCCTTCCTGCTGGTTGGAAACAAGTCAGATCTGGAAGACCGGCGACAGGTGGGAGCGGAAGAGGCCAAAGTCCGAGCTAATCAGTGGGAAGTCAGCTACGTCGAGACCTCTGCCAAAACCCGCGCCAACGTGGACAAG GTGTTTTTTGATCTTATGCGACAAATAAGAGCTAGGAAAATGGAGGATGGCAAAGAGAAGAATGGAAAAAAGAAGGGGAAGAGTTTGGCAAAACGGATTCGAGAGAGATGTTGCATCTTATAA
- the LOC136678016 gene encoding M-phase-specific PLK1-interacting protein-like, giving the protein MQRPHFRQPFPGAPGFRSPPPGGLLPSPPWAFGNPPHPHGARFGPYGGSPHTPPRDFSGSRGGSGGKFSRRSPAHTPRRPQSGGRNPPFYPSPGQRRGAFQGSPRTSTPFGRERGGNDMDKYYKPSMLEDPWANLQPISVTDTQSKCSTQQATNTGRKGRYYSSN; this is encoded by the exons ATGCAGAGGCCACATTTCCGTCAGCCGTTTCCCGGAGCGCCCGGGTTTCGCAGCCCTCCGCCCGGTGGGCTGCTACCCTCTCCGCCCTGGGCCTTCGGAAACCCGCCTCATCCGCACGGGGCCCGATTCGGGCCCTATGGCGGCTCCCCGCACACACCGCCGCGGGACTTCAGTGGCAGCAGAGGGGGCAGCGGCGGTAAATTCAGCCGTAGGTCTCCGGCCCACACTCCACGCAGGCCTCAGAGCGGCGGCAGAAACCCGCCGTTTTACCCCAGCCCCGGGCAGCGCCGTGGGGCATTTCAG GGTTCACCGCGGACATCCACACCATTTggcagggagagagggggaaatgATATGGACAAGTATTACAAACCGTCTATGCTTGAAGATCCATGGGCTAATCTCCAGCCTATCTCAGTCACAGATACTCAGTCCAAATGCAGCACCCAGCAAGCTACAAACACAGGCAGGAAAGGCAGGTACTACAGCTCCAATTGA